Proteins encoded together in one Miscanthus floridulus cultivar M001 chromosome 16, ASM1932011v1, whole genome shotgun sequence window:
- the LOC136511082 gene encoding probable calcium-transporting ATPase 6, plasma membrane-type produces the protein MESSRSWSIDSYLNEHFDIPAKNPPSEARLRWRRAVGLVVRNRRRRFRMFSGLHALDDAQRRKILRFQKVYMTMPLKRFCSVRGTTVTAFSH, from the exons ATGGAGTCGAGCAGGAGCTGGAGCATCGACAGCTACCTCAACGAGCACTTCGACATCCCCGCCAAGAACCCGCCCAGCGAGGCCCGCCTCCGCTGGCGCCGTGCCGTCGGCCTCGTCGTccgcaaccgccgccgccgcttccgcatGTTCTCCGGCCTCCACGCCCTCGACGACGCCCAGCGCCGCAAGATCCTG AGGTTCCAAAAGGTGTATATGACCATGCCGTTGAAGCGTTTCTGCTCTGTTAGGGGCACTACAGTAACAGCCTTCTCCCACTAG